A single window of Rhodococcus jostii RHA1 DNA harbors:
- a CDS encoding phosphatidate cytidylyltransferase → MTVPAEHGTPGGPISEGDPSEPVSEGAPEAAPAAKSKAGRNLPAAIGVGVGLGVALILILVYVPLVWIGVVAVAMAVATWEVTKRLRETGISAPRIPLLAGGQAILWLGWPFGPVGVLSAFAGTVLVCMVWRLFDHGLKATPQNFLRDTAITVFVASWIPLLASFAVLMVLQDDGAGRVLCLMIGVVCSDVGGYAAGVLLGKHPMVPAISPKKSWEGFFGSLLFCVIGSLLTVTLILDENSMIGVLLGVVLVVTATLGDLIESQVKRELRIKDMGTLLPGHGGIMDRLDSLLPSAFVTWLVLTVLV, encoded by the coding sequence GTGACCGTGCCAGCAGAACACGGGACCCCAGGGGGACCCATCTCCGAGGGCGACCCCTCGGAACCGGTCTCCGAGGGTGCGCCGGAGGCGGCCCCGGCCGCGAAGTCGAAGGCCGGGCGTAACCTTCCTGCCGCGATCGGCGTGGGCGTCGGTCTCGGCGTCGCGCTGATCCTGATCCTCGTCTACGTGCCGCTGGTATGGATCGGCGTGGTGGCCGTCGCGATGGCAGTCGCCACGTGGGAGGTCACCAAGCGCCTGCGTGAGACCGGGATCAGCGCCCCCCGGATCCCGCTGCTCGCCGGCGGCCAGGCGATCCTGTGGCTGGGGTGGCCGTTCGGCCCGGTCGGGGTGCTCAGCGCCTTCGCGGGGACGGTGCTGGTCTGCATGGTCTGGCGCCTGTTCGACCACGGGCTGAAGGCGACACCCCAGAATTTCCTCCGGGACACCGCGATCACCGTGTTCGTCGCCTCCTGGATTCCGCTGCTGGCGTCGTTCGCCGTGCTGATGGTGTTGCAGGACGACGGCGCCGGGCGCGTGTTGTGCCTGATGATCGGTGTGGTCTGCTCCGATGTGGGCGGCTACGCGGCGGGTGTGCTGCTCGGCAAGCATCCGATGGTGCCGGCGATCAGCCCCAAGAAGTCGTGGGAAGGGTTCTTCGGTTCGCTGCTGTTCTGCGTCATCGGCAGCCTGCTCACGGTCACCCTGATCCTCGACGAGAACTCGATGATCGGCGTGCTCCTCGGTGTGGTCCTTGTGGTCACCGCCACGCTCGGCGATCTGATCGAATCCCAGGTCAAGCGAGAGCTTCGCATCAAGGACATGGGCACCCTGCTCCCCGGGCACGGTGGGATCATGGACCGTCTCGATTCCCTGCTGCCGTCGGCGTTCGTGACGTGGCTGGTGCTCACGGTCCTCGTCTGA
- a CDS encoding class I SAM-dependent methyltransferase produces the protein MTIPSPNIWHWPEWYEVENRAQDVDGAIFRHLRGAVDWAGGTVADVGCGSGFHLPVFAESASAVYGIEPHPPLLERARTRVGHLPNVRVIEGSAEGIPLGDASVDVVHARTAYFFGPGCGRGICEAMRVLRPGGALVVVDLDATAHPYGEWMRADLPQYNPATVEAFFAAQGFDMVRVETQWRFPDRESLRGVLGIEFTEKTASKAFAQTPGVALDVRYRVHVRRKPAGLQIL, from the coding sequence GTGACCATCCCCAGCCCGAACATCTGGCACTGGCCGGAGTGGTACGAGGTCGAGAATCGCGCCCAGGACGTGGACGGTGCGATCTTCCGTCACCTGCGTGGGGCCGTGGACTGGGCGGGCGGCACCGTCGCCGACGTGGGCTGCGGGTCCGGCTTCCATCTCCCGGTCTTCGCCGAATCCGCGTCCGCGGTCTACGGAATCGAACCGCATCCGCCGCTGCTGGAGCGTGCCCGCACCCGCGTGGGGCACCTGCCGAACGTCCGCGTGATCGAGGGCTCGGCCGAGGGCATACCCCTGGGCGACGCGAGCGTGGACGTCGTGCACGCGCGGACCGCCTATTTCTTCGGTCCCGGCTGCGGCCGCGGAATCTGTGAGGCGATGCGGGTGCTGCGCCCGGGCGGCGCGCTCGTGGTGGTCGATCTCGACGCCACGGCCCATCCCTACGGCGAATGGATGCGGGCAGACCTGCCGCAGTACAACCCGGCGACCGTCGAGGCCTTCTTCGCGGCGCAGGGGTTCGACATGGTGCGCGTGGAGACGCAATGGCGATTCCCGGATCGGGAATCGCTGCGCGGAGTCCTCGGTATCGAGTTCACCGAGAAGACGGCGTCGAAGGCGTTCGCGCAGACACCCGGCGTGGCTCTCGACGTGCGTTACCGCGTGCACGTCCGCCGAAAGCCCGCCGGGCTGCAGATTCTCTGA
- a CDS encoding HpcH/HpaI aldolase/citrate lyase family protein, whose product MKADMETTVAPRITAEQARSWLLVPAGKPEGFEAARASAADAVILDLEDAVTPDLKPRARADVVAWLGEHRRAWVRINDATTPYWADDLAALNGVPGLEGVMLAKTESGMQVDATAERLPEGTKVLALVESAMGLEAAPEIARTEATFRLAFGSGDFRRDTGMDDSPLAMAYPRSRLTVASRAARIAPPIDGPTLGTDVDALVRASALTLSMGMTGKLCMTIAQTAPVNDALSPSPADAEWALDVIADLGEDGSRVRDGSDLPKLAKAKKINALAKLFHIAPR is encoded by the coding sequence GTGAAGGCCGACATGGAGACGACTGTGGCACCGCGTATCACGGCTGAACAAGCACGATCCTGGCTGCTGGTTCCCGCCGGCAAACCCGAGGGTTTCGAGGCGGCCCGTGCCAGCGCCGCCGACGCCGTGATTCTCGACCTCGAGGACGCCGTCACCCCCGACCTCAAACCCCGGGCCCGCGCCGACGTCGTCGCCTGGCTCGGCGAGCACCGGCGCGCGTGGGTGCGGATCAACGACGCGACCACCCCCTACTGGGCGGACGACCTGGCAGCCCTGAACGGTGTTCCCGGGCTCGAGGGCGTCATGCTCGCCAAGACCGAGAGTGGAATGCAGGTCGACGCCACCGCCGAGCGGCTCCCCGAGGGCACGAAGGTGCTCGCCCTCGTCGAATCCGCGATGGGACTCGAGGCCGCGCCCGAGATCGCCCGGACGGAGGCCACGTTCCGGCTCGCGTTCGGCAGCGGCGACTTCCGCCGCGACACCGGGATGGACGACTCGCCGCTGGCGATGGCCTACCCCCGCTCCCGGCTGACGGTCGCCAGCCGGGCGGCCCGGATCGCACCGCCGATCGACGGCCCCACCCTCGGCACCGACGTCGACGCCCTGGTCCGGGCGTCGGCGCTGACCTTGTCGATGGGCATGACCGGGAAGCTGTGCATGACCATCGCGCAGACGGCGCCGGTCAACGACGCACTGAGCCCGTCCCCGGCCGACGCCGAATGGGCGCTCGACGTGATCGCGGACCTCGGCGAGGACGGCTCCCGTGTCCGGGACGGCAGCGACCTCCCCAAGCTGGCGAAAGCCAAGAAGATCAACGCGCTCGCGAAGCTGTTCCACATCGCGCCGCGGTAG
- a CDS encoding LapA family protein, whose product MSTTPDDPTNFPPDVPVGRGPGTGPAPTDPPHPDTAPEGTEHPDVARRKGIKHTRVGATWTGLVIGIVVLVLLLVFILQNLDSVTLEMFVWEFTLPLGVTLLFAAIAGAVIMALAGGVRIIQIRRAANRQRRLNSNF is encoded by the coding sequence ATGTCGACAACACCGGACGACCCCACGAACTTCCCTCCGGACGTCCCCGTCGGCCGCGGCCCCGGCACCGGTCCGGCGCCCACCGACCCGCCGCACCCCGACACCGCACCGGAGGGCACCGAGCATCCCGACGTCGCACGCCGCAAGGGCATCAAGCACACGCGGGTGGGCGCCACGTGGACCGGCCTGGTGATCGGAATCGTCGTTCTGGTACTGCTTCTCGTGTTCATCCTGCAGAACCTCGACAGCGTGACCCTCGAAATGTTCGTCTGGGAATTCACCCTCCCACTGGGGGTCACACTGTTGTTCGCGGCGATCGCCGGCGCGGTGATCATGGCCCTCGCGGGCGGTGTCCGCATCATCCAGATCCGCCGGGCCGCGAACCGGCAGCGGCGCCTGAACAGTAATTTCTAA
- the rlmN gene encoding 23S rRNA (adenine(2503)-C(2))-methyltransferase RlmN, with product MAVSLPLVFTAPRRGMPPKHLADLDSAERREAVKELGLPGFRADQLARQYYARLEADPEKMTDLPAAVREQVGAALFPTLLTPVKHLACDGGDTRKTLWKANDGTLLESVLMRYPDRATLCISSQAGCGMACPFCATGQGGLQRNLSTAEIVDQVRAAAAALRDGDVHGGPGRLSNVVFMGMGEPLANYKRVVAAVRRITSPAPDGLGLSQRSVTVSTVGLAPAIRKLADEDLSVTLAVSLHTPDDELRDTLVPVNNRWSVAEVLDAARYYADKSGRRVSIEYALIRDVNDQPWRADLLGKKLRKALGPLVHVNLIPLNPTPGSEWDASPKPVEKEFVRRVLAQGVSCTVRDTRGQEIAAACGQLAAEN from the coding sequence ATGGCTGTCTCGCTTCCCCTCGTTTTCACCGCGCCCCGGCGTGGGATGCCGCCCAAGCATCTCGCGGACCTCGACTCCGCCGAGCGGCGGGAGGCCGTCAAGGAGCTGGGTCTGCCCGGGTTCCGGGCCGACCAGCTGGCCCGGCAGTACTACGCGCGGCTCGAGGCGGATCCGGAGAAGATGACCGATCTTCCCGCCGCCGTGCGCGAGCAGGTGGGCGCGGCCCTGTTCCCGACGCTGCTGACCCCGGTCAAGCACCTGGCTTGCGACGGCGGCGACACCCGCAAGACGCTCTGGAAGGCGAACGACGGGACGCTGCTCGAAAGCGTCCTCATGCGCTACCCCGACCGCGCGACGCTATGCATCTCCAGCCAGGCGGGGTGCGGAATGGCGTGCCCGTTCTGCGCGACCGGTCAGGGCGGTTTGCAACGCAACCTGTCGACTGCCGAGATCGTCGACCAGGTGCGTGCCGCCGCGGCCGCTCTGCGCGACGGCGACGTCCACGGCGGTCCGGGCAGGTTGTCGAACGTCGTCTTCATGGGGATGGGGGAGCCGCTCGCCAACTACAAGCGAGTGGTCGCCGCCGTCCGTCGCATCACCTCACCCGCCCCCGACGGCCTCGGGTTGTCGCAGCGCTCCGTGACGGTGTCGACGGTGGGTCTGGCGCCCGCGATCCGCAAGCTCGCCGACGAGGACCTCAGCGTCACGCTGGCCGTGTCTCTGCACACCCCCGACGACGAACTGCGCGACACCCTGGTCCCCGTGAACAACCGCTGGTCGGTCGCGGAGGTCCTCGACGCCGCCCGCTACTACGCGGACAAGTCCGGCCGCCGCGTCTCGATCGAGTACGCGCTGATCCGGGACGTGAACGATCAGCCGTGGCGCGCCGACCTGCTGGGCAAGAAGCTGCGCAAGGCGCTCGGGCCGCTGGTGCACGTGAATCTGATCCCGCTGAACCCCACGCCGGGCAGTGAATGGGATGCGAGCCCGAAGCCGGTGGAGAAGGAATTCGTCCGGCGCGTGCTGGCGCAGGGTGTGTCCTGCACCGTCCGGGACACCCGCGGCCAGGAGATCGCCGCCGCCTGCGGGCAGCTCGCCGCCGAGAACTGA
- a CDS encoding DUF2631 domain-containing protein, which produces MAGTQLEPSSSDPIVAAHVDTAEVPSAAWGWSGEAPKTFRFFGWFFAVFLLLMIIGNHTGLVEDLWLIGCAALMVAILVRDIVLRRKPR; this is translated from the coding sequence GTGGCCGGTACCCAGTTGGAGCCCTCGTCCAGCGACCCCATCGTGGCCGCACACGTCGACACCGCGGAGGTCCCGTCGGCAGCATGGGGCTGGAGCGGTGAGGCGCCGAAGACGTTCCGGTTCTTCGGATGGTTCTTCGCCGTGTTCCTGCTGCTCATGATCATCGGCAACCACACCGGCCTGGTCGAAGACCTGTGGCTGATCGGCTGCGCGGCCCTGATGGTCGCGATCCTCGTTCGCGACATCGTCCTGCGGCGTAAGCCCCGGTAA
- the dxr gene encoding 1-deoxy-D-xylulose-5-phosphate reductoisomerase, translated as MAGGPHFIRKNGWVDENRPTRVLLLGSTGSIGTQALEVVAANPDKFTVVGLAAGGANVELLDRQIRETGVSSVAVADPSAAASLARPGVLSGPDAVTELVRTTEADVVLNALVGSLGLEPTLAALESGARLALANKESLVAGGPLVTAAAAPGQIVPVDSEHSALAQCLRGGSADEVDRLVLTASGGPFRGWTADRLESVTPEQAGAHPTWSMGPMNTLNSATLVNKGLELIETHLLFGVDYDRIDVTVHPQSIVHSMVTFTDGSTLAQASPPDMKLPIALALGWPHRIAGAAAACDFSTASTWDFEPLDSQVFPAVDLAREAGKGGGCLTAVYNAANEVAAQAFLDGIIRFPRIVRTVASVLSEADEWSAPPATVEDVLAADGWARERARQLVKQEG; from the coding sequence ATGGCGGGCGGTCCGCATTTCATCAGGAAGAATGGGTGGGTGGATGAAAACAGGCCCACTCGCGTCCTGCTGCTCGGCAGCACAGGTTCGATCGGTACCCAGGCGTTGGAGGTGGTGGCCGCCAACCCGGACAAGTTCACGGTGGTGGGACTCGCGGCCGGTGGCGCAAACGTCGAACTGCTGGACCGGCAGATTCGTGAGACGGGTGTGTCCTCCGTCGCAGTCGCGGATCCGTCGGCGGCCGCATCGCTGGCTCGGCCCGGCGTGCTGAGCGGACCGGACGCCGTCACCGAACTGGTGCGGACCACCGAAGCGGACGTCGTGCTCAACGCTCTCGTCGGTTCGCTGGGACTGGAGCCGACCCTGGCCGCGCTCGAGTCCGGTGCGCGGCTCGCCCTCGCCAACAAGGAGTCGCTCGTCGCCGGCGGGCCCCTCGTGACAGCGGCGGCGGCTCCGGGGCAGATCGTGCCGGTGGACTCCGAGCACTCCGCGCTGGCCCAGTGTCTGCGGGGCGGCAGCGCGGACGAGGTGGACCGGCTGGTTCTCACCGCCTCGGGTGGACCGTTCCGCGGCTGGACGGCCGATCGGCTCGAATCGGTGACACCCGAGCAGGCCGGTGCCCACCCGACGTGGTCGATGGGGCCGATGAACACGCTGAACTCCGCGACACTCGTCAACAAGGGGCTCGAACTGATCGAGACCCACCTGCTGTTCGGCGTCGACTACGACCGGATCGACGTCACCGTTCACCCGCAGTCCATCGTGCACTCGATGGTCACGTTCACCGACGGGTCGACGCTGGCGCAGGCCAGCCCACCCGACATGAAACTTCCGATCGCCCTGGCGCTGGGCTGGCCGCACCGCATCGCAGGCGCCGCCGCGGCCTGCGACTTCAGCACGGCGTCCACCTGGGACTTCGAGCCTCTCGACTCGCAGGTTTTCCCCGCCGTCGACCTCGCCCGCGAGGCAGGCAAGGGTGGGGGATGCCTCACCGCGGTCTACAACGCTGCGAACGAAGTCGCGGCTCAGGCATTCTTGGACGGGATCATCCGGTTCCCGCGCATCGTCCGCACCGTCGCCTCCGTGCTGTCCGAGGCGGACGAGTGGTCGGCGCCACCGGCTACCGTGGAAGACGTACTGGCCGCCGACGGCTGGGCACGTGAGCGAGCACGTCAGCTCGTGAAGCAGGAAGGCTAG
- a CDS encoding M50 family metallopeptidase, with the protein MVFAVGVVLFALGIALSIALHEAGHMWVAQATGMKVRRYFIGFGPKVFSFRRGETEYGLKALPLGGFCDIAGMTALDELEPDEEDRAMYKKPTWKRLAVMSGGIGMNFVLGLVLVYVLAVGWGLPDLNRSTDAVVGSVGCAAPTQGPGPDYALSECTGPGPAEQAGIRTGDVITAVDGKDTPTFADVAAATRSLSGPVDFTIERDGEEQTIVVPVQQVQRWVQEEGETEPHEATVGAIGVGATPSVVEHSALSAVPASLEFTGDMFVMTAERLVQMPSKAVDLWHAVTGGERDPETPISVYGASVIGGQIAEQGIWEAFVLLLASLNFFLGMFNLLPLLPLDGGHMAVTVYERVRDWFRSRRGLPSGGPVDYMKLLPVTYVVIIIGGAYMLLTLTADIVNPIKLFQ; encoded by the coding sequence ATGGTGTTCGCAGTGGGCGTTGTTCTCTTCGCCCTCGGGATCGCGCTGTCGATCGCACTTCACGAAGCGGGGCACATGTGGGTGGCGCAGGCCACCGGCATGAAGGTCCGCCGATACTTCATCGGTTTCGGACCCAAGGTCTTCTCCTTCCGGCGCGGTGAGACCGAGTACGGGCTCAAGGCGCTCCCGCTCGGCGGGTTCTGCGACATCGCCGGGATGACGGCGCTGGACGAACTCGAACCGGACGAAGAAGACCGGGCCATGTACAAGAAGCCGACGTGGAAGCGCCTCGCGGTGATGTCCGGCGGCATCGGCATGAACTTCGTCCTCGGGCTCGTGCTGGTCTACGTCCTCGCCGTCGGGTGGGGGCTGCCCGACCTCAACCGGTCCACCGACGCGGTCGTCGGCTCGGTCGGGTGCGCGGCGCCCACCCAGGGGCCCGGCCCCGACTACGCCCTGTCCGAGTGCACCGGTCCGGGCCCCGCCGAGCAGGCGGGCATCCGGACCGGCGACGTCATCACCGCGGTCGACGGCAAGGACACGCCCACGTTCGCCGACGTGGCCGCCGCCACGCGCTCGCTGTCCGGTCCGGTGGACTTCACGATCGAGCGGGACGGCGAAGAGCAGACGATCGTCGTCCCGGTCCAGCAGGTGCAGCGCTGGGTCCAGGAGGAGGGGGAGACCGAACCTCACGAGGCGACCGTCGGCGCGATCGGCGTCGGCGCGACACCGAGCGTCGTCGAGCACTCGGCCCTCTCGGCGGTGCCCGCTTCGCTCGAGTTCACCGGTGACATGTTCGTGATGACCGCCGAGCGGCTGGTGCAGATGCCGAGCAAGGCCGTCGACCTGTGGCACGCGGTGACGGGCGGAGAACGCGACCCGGAGACCCCGATCTCCGTGTACGGCGCCAGCGTCATCGGCGGCCAGATCGCCGAACAAGGCATCTGGGAAGCGTTCGTGCTGCTGCTCGCGAGCCTGAACTTCTTCCTCGGGATGTTCAACCTCCTGCCCCTGCTGCCGCTCGACGGCGGGCACATGGCGGTCACCGTGTACGAGCGGGTCCGGGACTGGTTCCGCAGCAGGCGCGGACTGCCCAGCGGGGGACCCGTCGACTACATGAAACTTCTGCCCGTCACCTATGTGGTGATCATCATAGGCGGCGCATACATGCTCCTCACCCTGACCGCCGACATCGTCAACCCGATCAAGCTCTTCCAGTGA
- the ispG gene encoding flavodoxin-dependent (E)-4-hydroxy-3-methylbut-2-enyl-diphosphate synthase: MTSPVGLGMPEGPAAVLAPRRKTRQLQVGTVGVGSDFPVSVQSMCTTKTHDVNATLQQIAELTASGCDIVRVACPRQEDADALATIAKKSQIPVIADIHFQPRYIFAAIEAGCAAVRVNPGNIKEFDGRVKEVAKAAGDAGIPIRIGVNAGSLDPRLMQKYGKATPEALVESALWEAGLFEEHGFGDIKISVKHNDPVIMVEAYRQLAAQCNYPLHLGVTEAGPAFQGTIKSAVAFGALLADGIGDTIRVSLSAPPAEEIKVGTQILQSLNLRPRKLEIVSCPSCGRAQVDVYTLADEVTAGLEGMEIPLRVAVMGCVVNGPGEAREADLGVASGNGKGQIFVKGKVIKTVPEAQIVETLIEEAMRIAEEMEGDATSGSPVVTVS; this comes from the coding sequence GTGACCAGCCCTGTCGGATTGGGTATGCCCGAAGGCCCGGCCGCCGTTCTCGCACCCCGCCGCAAGACTCGCCAGCTCCAGGTCGGAACTGTCGGTGTCGGCAGCGACTTCCCGGTATCCGTGCAGTCGATGTGCACCACCAAGACCCACGACGTCAACGCCACCCTGCAGCAGATCGCCGAACTCACGGCGTCCGGTTGCGACATCGTCCGCGTCGCCTGCCCGCGGCAGGAGGACGCCGACGCGCTCGCGACCATCGCGAAGAAGAGCCAGATCCCGGTCATCGCCGACATCCACTTCCAGCCCCGGTACATCTTCGCCGCCATCGAGGCGGGTTGCGCCGCCGTGCGCGTGAACCCCGGCAACATCAAGGAGTTCGACGGACGCGTCAAGGAGGTCGCGAAGGCCGCGGGCGACGCCGGTATCCCGATCCGCATCGGCGTCAACGCCGGTTCCCTCGACCCGCGGCTGATGCAGAAGTACGGCAAGGCCACGCCGGAGGCGCTCGTCGAGTCCGCCCTGTGGGAGGCGGGACTGTTCGAGGAACACGGGTTCGGCGACATCAAGATTTCGGTGAAGCACAACGACCCGGTGATCATGGTCGAGGCCTATCGGCAGCTGGCGGCGCAGTGCAACTACCCGCTGCACCTCGGGGTGACCGAGGCCGGTCCGGCGTTCCAGGGCACGATCAAGTCGGCGGTGGCGTTCGGCGCGCTGCTGGCCGACGGCATCGGCGACACCATCCGGGTGTCGCTGTCCGCCCCGCCCGCCGAGGAGATCAAGGTCGGCACGCAGATCCTGCAGTCGCTGAACCTGCGGCCCCGGAAGCTCGAGATCGTGTCCTGCCCGTCGTGCGGGCGCGCGCAGGTCGACGTGTACACGCTCGCCGACGAGGTCACCGCCGGTCTCGAGGGCATGGAGATCCCGCTGCGCGTGGCCGTCATGGGGTGCGTCGTCAACGGTCCCGGTGAGGCCCGCGAGGCCGACCTGGGTGTCGCGTCCGGCAACGGCAAGGGGCAGATCTTCGTCAAGGGCAAGGTCATCAAGACCGTGCCGGAGGCGCAGATCGTCGAAACCCTCATCGAGGAAGCGATGCGGATCGCCGAGGAGATGGAGGGTGATGCGACGTCCGGATCACCCGTCGTGACGGTCAGCTGA
- a CDS encoding GNAT family N-acetyltransferase: protein MLKLLGAKQLSSRDAAHVLRVLDADPVAACMVAARVEEGGVDPRMIHGELWSRGGPLESLCFSGANFVPLRGSIDDMRAFADRACRTPRMCSSLVGRAELTLPLWEMLEMDWGPAREVRPDQPLLALASTPQCRPDPLVRQVRMHELEQYLPAAVAMFIEEVGIDPRANDGGRGYRRRVANLIAAGRAWARFDDGQVVFKAEVGSVSSRVGQIQGVWVHPMYRGHGFGAAGTATVAEAVIAEGRIASLYVNSFNTVARSAYARIGFSQVATFATILLD from the coding sequence ATGCTCAAGCTCCTCGGTGCCAAACAGTTGAGCAGTCGGGACGCAGCACACGTGCTCCGCGTTCTCGACGCCGATCCTGTCGCCGCCTGCATGGTTGCCGCTCGCGTAGAAGAGGGCGGCGTCGATCCCCGGATGATCCACGGAGAGTTGTGGAGTCGGGGCGGGCCGCTCGAATCGTTGTGCTTCTCGGGCGCGAATTTCGTGCCGCTGCGCGGCAGCATCGACGACATGCGGGCGTTCGCCGACCGAGCCTGTCGCACCCCGCGCATGTGTTCGTCGCTGGTCGGCCGGGCCGAACTGACGTTGCCGCTGTGGGAGATGCTCGAGATGGATTGGGGGCCTGCCCGCGAGGTCCGGCCCGACCAGCCGCTGCTGGCGCTGGCGAGTACCCCGCAGTGCCGCCCGGATCCGTTGGTCCGGCAGGTGCGGATGCACGAACTCGAGCAGTACCTGCCTGCCGCGGTCGCGATGTTCATCGAAGAGGTCGGCATCGACCCCCGCGCCAACGACGGCGGACGAGGGTACCGGCGCCGCGTCGCCAATCTCATCGCCGCCGGCCGGGCGTGGGCCAGATTCGACGACGGTCAGGTGGTGTTCAAGGCCGAGGTCGGATCGGTGTCCTCGCGGGTGGGGCAGATCCAGGGCGTCTGGGTGCATCCGATGTATCGCGGGCACGGGTTCGGGGCGGCGGGTACCGCGACGGTCGCGGAGGCCGTCATCGCCGAGGGCCGCATCGCCAGCCTCTACGTCAACAGCTTCAACACGGTGGCCCGCAGCGCGTACGCGCGCATCGGCTTCAGCCAGGTCGCGACGTTCGCCACAATTCTCCTGGACTGA
- a CDS encoding penicillin-binding transpeptidase domain-containing protein gives MNLRPYSRLRVVQSIALCGAAVLTVGLTACTPRPDGPEPAAQAFLTAFAEQDSEQAADLSDRPDVARQALESAWTSLQAESLDARTTDVHVSGDTATVGYTYEWHLPKDRVWTYSGELQMGRRGGDWAVRWSSTNVHPRLGDRQTMSLRSTAAPRARVNEHSGSDVLVPGVVYRVKLDAAQSGNVIGSAQSLASALATFDNTLTAQSIAESATAVKGDYLVTRLRSDDYEQVAGVLGAIPGVSVSDEADLVATDRNFAPDLVGQVKKTVIDEVDGKAGWSVVTVNQNGVDTDVLTETAPQTSPSFSISLDRPIQIAAQNAVNARTDQTMMVVIQPSTGDVLAVAQNKAADRDGPVALTGLYPPGSTFKIITAGAAISSGIATPDTMVPCPGRIEIGERSVPNYNEFALGTVPMATAFARSCNTSFAKLASEMRPDALTVAASQYGIGPDYEVVGLPTDSGSVPPAEDLVQRTEDGFGQGKVVVSPFGMALAAATIAHGSTPVPRLIAGRETTIDGEHPQISPEMVDGLRGMMRLVVTSGTAERIEDQGEVYGKTGEAEVEGGSHAWFVGYRGDLAFATLVVRGGSSDNAVAVTRDMFAALPEGY, from the coding sequence ATGAACCTGCGGCCATATTCTCGCTTACGCGTCGTCCAGTCGATCGCCCTGTGCGGCGCCGCGGTGCTGACGGTGGGTCTCACGGCGTGTACGCCGAGACCGGACGGTCCGGAACCGGCCGCGCAGGCGTTTCTGACGGCCTTCGCCGAGCAGGACTCGGAGCAGGCCGCCGATCTGTCGGACCGCCCCGACGTCGCCCGCCAGGCCCTCGAGTCCGCGTGGACGTCGCTGCAGGCCGAGTCTCTCGACGCCCGGACGACGGACGTCCACGTCAGCGGTGACACGGCCACCGTCGGGTACACGTACGAATGGCATCTGCCGAAGGACCGGGTATGGACGTATTCGGGTGAACTCCAGATGGGGCGGCGCGGCGGCGACTGGGCCGTGCGGTGGAGTTCCACCAACGTCCATCCCCGGCTGGGTGATCGGCAGACGATGTCGCTGCGGTCCACTGCCGCGCCGCGGGCGCGGGTCAACGAGCATTCCGGGTCGGACGTCCTGGTGCCCGGAGTGGTGTACCGCGTGAAGCTCGATGCGGCGCAGTCGGGCAACGTGATCGGCAGTGCCCAGTCCCTGGCGTCGGCGCTCGCCACGTTCGACAACACGCTCACTGCGCAGTCGATCGCCGAATCGGCGACGGCGGTGAAGGGCGACTACCTCGTCACGAGGCTGCGGTCGGACGACTACGAACAGGTCGCCGGCGTGCTCGGCGCCATTCCCGGGGTGAGCGTGTCCGACGAGGCGGATCTCGTGGCCACCGACCGGAACTTCGCACCCGATCTGGTCGGTCAGGTGAAGAAGACCGTGATCGACGAGGTCGACGGCAAGGCCGGCTGGAGTGTGGTGACGGTCAACCAGAACGGGGTGGACACGGACGTGCTCACCGAGACGGCGCCGCAGACCTCCCCGTCGTTCTCGATCAGCCTCGACCGTCCCATTCAGATCGCGGCGCAGAACGCCGTCAATGCTCGCACCGATCAGACGATGATGGTCGTCATCCAGCCGTCGACCGGCGACGTCCTGGCCGTAGCGCAGAACAAGGCCGCGGACAGGGACGGACCGGTCGCGCTCACCGGCCTGTATCCGCCCGGTTCGACGTTCAAGATCATCACCGCAGGCGCCGCGATCTCCTCGGGCATCGCGACCCCCGACACGATGGTGCCGTGTCCGGGACGCATCGAGATCGGTGAGCGCAGCGTCCCGAACTACAACGAATTCGCGCTCGGCACCGTGCCGATGGCGACGGCGTTCGCCCGATCGTGCAACACGTCGTTCGCGAAACTCGCCAGCGAGATGCGGCCCGACGCACTGACGGTCGCGGCGTCGCAGTACGGAATCGGGCCCGACTACGAAGTGGTGGGCCTGCCGACCGACTCGGGTTCGGTGCCGCCGGCGGAGGACCTGGTGCAGCGAACCGAGGACGGGTTCGGGCAGGGCAAGGTGGTGGTCAGCCCGTTCGGGATGGCGTTGGCCGCCGCGACCATCGCACACGGTTCGACGCCCGTGCCGCGGTTGATCGCCGGACGGGAAACCACGATCGACGGCGAGCATCCCCAGATCAGCCCGGAGATGGTCGACGGGCTGCGCGGCATGATGCGTCTCGTGGTGACGAGCGGTACGGCGGAGCGGATCGAAGACCAGGGCGAGGTGTACGGCAAGACGGGTGAGGCGGAGGTCGAGGGCGGTTCGCACGCCTGGTTCGTCGGTTACCGCGGCGACCTCGCGTTCGCGACGCTGGTGGTGCGCGGTGGCAGTTCCGACAACGCCGTCGCCGTCACCCGCGACATGTTCGCCGCGCTGCCCGAGGGGTACTGA